Proteins from a genomic interval of Drosophila melanogaster chromosome 2R:
- the key gene encoding kenny, isoform B, producing the protein MSDEESFVILGSSPCSSLMPDSSLRSDVCGNAQEAKETVASTSTQPPTVNCIPVSITASQQQHKSLDSGSSQQQSLATSFIMGEIQSDVLKNSVYSQFPSLCSLQGSAEEVVKLQNMMTEYLALKSTLDKVNQTMLNYHNLTQQWRQEAADREHQYKEHVKECQAQIAILRVENQELKRDLETKIEQIEGVHTIRLKEQDELRKSVSEKQSLIDNMRVEIDKLKQLNHSFEFVPEYATESKSQELIKKMQLDINELKARDIQKQEVIKGLQIQNDIYRRDFEMERADREKNAGEKDQYLMDLRSLQRRNQELIEALAESHKASKACSTASPLSSSRSNLREEQRPVRILDPTGASSRTSDTTLRCPICSKSFNALSVLQSHVNDCLDKN; encoded by the exons ATGTCGGACGAAGAGTCATTCGTTATCTTGGGTAGCTCGCCGTGCTCCTCGCTCATGCCGGACAGTTCCTTGCGGTCCGACGTATGTGGTAACGCGCAGGAGGCGAAGGAAACCGTTGCCTCTACGAGCACTCAGCCGCCAACAGTGAACTGTATTCCAGTCAGCATCACTgcatcgcagcagcagcacaaatCGCTGGATTCCGGATCTTCCCAGCAACAATCCCTGGCGACCAGCTTCATTATGGGAGAAATTCAATCCGATGTCCTGAAG AACAGTGTTTATTCGCAGTTTCCCAGCCTCTGCTCGTTGCAGGGCTCCGCAGAGGAAGTAGTTAAGCTGCAGAACATGATGACCGAGTACCTCGCGCTAAAGA GCACACTTGACAAGGTCAACCAAACCATGCTGAACTACCACAACCTGACTCAACAATGGCGCCAGGAAGCCGCCGACCGAGAACACCAGTACAAGGAGCATGTGAAAGAGTGCCAAGCGCAAATCGCGATCCTTCGCGTGGAAAACCAAGAGCTGAAGAGGGACCTAGAGACGAAAATCGAGCAGATTGAAGGGGTTCATACCATCAGGCTAAAGGAGCAGGATGAGCTTCGTAAGAGCGTATCTGAGAAACAGTCCCTGATCGACAACATGCGCGTGGAGATTGACAAACTGAAACAGCTAAAT CACTCGTTTGAGTTCGTACCAGAGTATGCAACCGAATCAAAATCCCAGGAGCTGATAAAGAAAATGCAGCTGGATATTAACGAGCTGAAGGCCAGGGACATCCAGAAGCAGGAGGTGATCAAAGGTCTACAGATCCAAAACGATATCTACCGCAGGGACTTTGAAATGGAGCGGGCAGATCGCGAGAAGAATGCCGGAGAGAAAGATCAGTATCTTATGGACTTGCGATCATTGCAGAGGAGGAACCAGGAGCTTATCGAAGCTCTGGCCGAGTCCCACAAGGCAAGCAAGGCGTGCTCGACCGCTTCTCCGCTGAGTTCAAGCAGAAGCAATTTGCGAGAGGAGCAGAGACCAGTAAGA ATTCTCGACCCAACAGGCGCCTCATCCCGGACTTCAGACACCACTTTGCGATGTCCGATCTGTTCAAAGTCCTTTAACGCCTTAAGCGTGCTTCAGAGTCACGTTAACGATTGTTTGGATAAAAACTAA
- the Reg-5 gene encoding rhythmically expressed gene 5, isoform B yields the protein MGDHPSGASLVTTRQPLQQPLPTPPASSLIILTRQQLPHGASHAHPIQSSGSATNPIFESGEQKHKYAMDMDKAYGYGPQSSSELPMAAALTSEPSKRFLTGPLVIRVRPDGSPVEEDKMMPLPRDEDLPYFHLGLAAAQPNRHRKIATISSLKQQHFASILQSDLQPPHQTQRRLFRQQQA from the coding sequence ATGGGGGACCATCCGAGCGGAGCCAGCCTGGTGACAACGAGGCAGCCGCTCCAACAGCCCCTGCCAACTCCTCCTGCGTCCTCTCTGATCATCCTAACGCGCCAGCAACTTCCGCACGGAGCATCCCATGCCCACCCCATCCAGAGCTCCGGCTCCGCCACCAATCCAATCTTCGAGAGCGGCGAGCAGAAGCACAAATACGCCATGGACATGGACAAGGCCTACGGCTACGGGCCGCAGTCCAGCAGTGAGCTCCCAATGGCCGCCGCACTGACTTCAGAACCGTCCAAAAGATTCCTCACCGGACCTTTGGTGATCCGGGTGCGACCCGATGGCTCCCCGGTGGAGGAGGACAAGATGATGCCACTGCCGCGGGACGAAGACCTGCCCTACTTTCATCTTGGTCTGGCCGCCGCTCAGCCCAACAGGCACCGCAAGATCGCCACAATCAGCTCCTTAAAGCAGCAGCACTTCGCCTCTATCCTGCAGAGCGACCTCCAGCCACCCCACCAGACGCAGAGGCGTCTGTTCCGCCAGCAACAGGCGTAA
- the key gene encoding kenny, isoform A, protein MSDEESFVILGSSPCSSLMPDSSLRSDVCGNAQEAKETVASTSTQPPTVNCIPVSITASQQQHKSLDSGSSQQQSLATSFIMGEIQSDVLKNSVYSQFPSLCSLQGSAEEVVKLQNMMTEYLALKSTLDKVNQTMLNYHNLTQQWRQEAADREHQYKEHVKECQAQIAILRVENQELKRDLETKIEQIEGVHTIRLKEQDELRKSVSEKQSLIDNMRVEIDKLKQLNHSFEFVPEYATESKSQELIKKMQLDINELKARDIQKQEVIKGLQIQNDIYRRDFEMERADREKNAGEKDQYLMDLRSLQRRNQELIEALAESHKASKACSTASPLSSSRSNLREEQRPILDPTGASSRTSDTTLRCPICSKSFNALSVLQSHVNDCLDKN, encoded by the exons ATGTCGGACGAAGAGTCATTCGTTATCTTGGGTAGCTCGCCGTGCTCCTCGCTCATGCCGGACAGTTCCTTGCGGTCCGACGTATGTGGTAACGCGCAGGAGGCGAAGGAAACCGTTGCCTCTACGAGCACTCAGCCGCCAACAGTGAACTGTATTCCAGTCAGCATCACTgcatcgcagcagcagcacaaatCGCTGGATTCCGGATCTTCCCAGCAACAATCCCTGGCGACCAGCTTCATTATGGGAGAAATTCAATCCGATGTCCTGAAG AACAGTGTTTATTCGCAGTTTCCCAGCCTCTGCTCGTTGCAGGGCTCCGCAGAGGAAGTAGTTAAGCTGCAGAACATGATGACCGAGTACCTCGCGCTAAAGA GCACACTTGACAAGGTCAACCAAACCATGCTGAACTACCACAACCTGACTCAACAATGGCGCCAGGAAGCCGCCGACCGAGAACACCAGTACAAGGAGCATGTGAAAGAGTGCCAAGCGCAAATCGCGATCCTTCGCGTGGAAAACCAAGAGCTGAAGAGGGACCTAGAGACGAAAATCGAGCAGATTGAAGGGGTTCATACCATCAGGCTAAAGGAGCAGGATGAGCTTCGTAAGAGCGTATCTGAGAAACAGTCCCTGATCGACAACATGCGCGTGGAGATTGACAAACTGAAACAGCTAAAT CACTCGTTTGAGTTCGTACCAGAGTATGCAACCGAATCAAAATCCCAGGAGCTGATAAAGAAAATGCAGCTGGATATTAACGAGCTGAAGGCCAGGGACATCCAGAAGCAGGAGGTGATCAAAGGTCTACAGATCCAAAACGATATCTACCGCAGGGACTTTGAAATGGAGCGGGCAGATCGCGAGAAGAATGCCGGAGAGAAAGATCAGTATCTTATGGACTTGCGATCATTGCAGAGGAGGAACCAGGAGCTTATCGAAGCTCTGGCCGAGTCCCACAAGGCAAGCAAGGCGTGCTCGACCGCTTCTCCGCTGAGTTCAAGCAGAAGCAATTTGCGAGAGGAGCAGAGACCA ATTCTCGACCCAACAGGCGCCTCATCCCGGACTTCAGACACCACTTTGCGATGTCCGATCTGTTCAAAGTCCTTTAACGCCTTAAGCGTGCTTCAGAGTCACGTTAACGATTGTTTGGATAAAAACTAA